The DNA window GTGCTGGCGCGACGGACGTGGGGGCGGTATGAAGCACCGGATGCCGCTGGTCGCCACGCTCCTCGCCTCGACGCTGCTTCTTGTCGGCTGTTCAAGCGACCCGCTCGCTGAGCAGTACGCGGAGGGAAGCAACAAGGGCTACATCGCCGGCGATGGCAGCGTCACCGAGATCGCCGAGGCCGACCGCGGAGAGTCGATCACGTTCTCCGGCGTCGCCGATACCGGTGAGCAGATCGCGTCGGCCGACTTCGCCGGTGACGTCCTGGTAGTCAACTTCTGGTACGCCGCGTGCGCACCGTGTCGTGCCGAAGCGCCACTGCTTCAGGAACTCAGCGCGGAGTACGACGGTAAGGACGCGCAGTTCATCGGCGTCAACGTGTACGACCAGCCAGACACCGCGCTGTCGTTCAACGACAAGTACGGCATCACCTACCCGTCGATCATGGACGTGCAGGATGGGGCGGTGAAACTCGCCTTCACCGGCAGCGTGCCACCCAAGGCCGTTCCCACCACCCTTGTCCTCGATAAAGAGGGCCGGGTCGCCGCACGAATTCTCGGCCAGGTGAAGGAAGCGTCGATCCTCGACACCCTCATCCGCGACGCGATCGCCGAGTAACCACGTGAACCCCGGCGAGATCATTTTCAATGGCCAGCTCCTGGCCGCCATCCCGATAGCTCTGCTCGCGGGGCTCGTCTCGTTTGCGTCTCCTTGTGTCCTCCCGCTCGTTCCCGGGTACCTCGGTTACGTCGGCGGAATGTCGAACGGCGCGCGCAGTAAGGCCACCCCGGCACGGTCACGAGTGCTACTCGGTGCCACGCTTTTCGTCCTCGGTTTCTCGCTTGTCTTCGTGCTCATCGGCGCGTTCGCCGGAACTGTTGGCGCGTTCGTCGTCCGCTGGGAAGACATCATCACGCGGGTGCTTGGCGTCGTCGTCATCGTCATGGGGCTCGTCTTCATCGGCCAGTTCTCGTTCCTGCAGCGAACGGTGAAGTCGAACTTCCGCCCGGCAACGGGACTCGCCGGAGCGCCGCTTCTCGGCATCGTCTTCGCGGTTGGCTGGACCCCGTGCCTCGGTCCAACACTTATCGCCATCAACGCGCTGAGCTTCGAGTCCGGATCGACCGGACGGGGAGCGATCCTCGCGCTGTTCTACTGCGTCGGTCTCGGCATCCCGTTCATTCTCGTCGCGGCCGGCCTCAACTGGGTGACCGGATCCGTTGCATTCTTGAAGCGGCATATTCGCGCAATAAATATCGGAGGCGGCATCCTGCTCGTAATCATCGGAGTGCTCATGGTCACTGGCGCATGGGGCATCTTCATGTCGAAGCTCGGGGTGGTGATCAGCGGATTTGTCCCGGCCATCTGATTACGTTGACGCCGGAGCGCCGCTGAGCGAACGCGAGCGCCCGGATTCCGACGCCGCTGACGTCCAGCAGCCCAAGCTCGGATTCGTTGGCACCCTTCGCTTCATCTGGCGCCAGCTCACGAGCATGAAGACGGCGCTGCTTCTGCTCCTCCTGCTCGCTGTCGCGGCGGTCCCCGGTTCGCTCGTGCCCCAGCGCAGCTCCGACCCGAACGGCGTCATCCAGTACTTCGCCGACAACCCGGACCTCGCGCCGGCTCTCGACAACATCCAGATGTTCGACGTCTACGGGTCCGTCTGGTTCTCGAGCATCTACCTTCTCCTCTTCGTGTCGCTCATCGGTTGCGTGATCCCACGCACCAAGCACCACCTCCAGGCCATGCGCGCCCGTCCGCCGCGCACCCCCGCGCGCCTCGAGCGCCTGCCCGCACACACCGAGCAGACCCTTTCGGGTGGCGATGCCGGAGCCGCAATCGACGCGGCAAAGGGCCTGCTGAAAAAGTCCGGCTATCGTGTCGAGCTCTACCAGGGCAGGGACGGCGCCGTCTCGGTCTCCGCGGAGCGCGGCTACCTGCGTGAGACGGGCAACCTCGTCTTCCACTCCGCGCTCGTCGGCATGCTCGTCACCGTCGCGATCGGCGGCGGACTCGGTTACGCCGGACAGCGGGTTGTCGTTGAGGGGCAGACCTTCGTCAACACCCTGCTCGACTACAACTCCTTCAATCCGGGCCGGTTCTACAACCCGGACGACCTCGCGCCGTACTCGCTCTCGCTCGATCGGTTCGATGTGGCCTACGAGCAGGAGAACCTCGACGCTTACGGCCAGCCCATCGATTTCACGGCATTCGTCACGACCCGCTCGCCCGGCGGCGATCCGGTCGAACGCACGGTGAAGGTCAACGAACCGCTCCGCTACGAGGGCACAGACGTCTACCTCCTGGGCAACGGCTACGCGCCGACCATCACCGTCCGTGACCCGGATGGCACAGTCGTGTTCACCGATTCGGTGCCATTCCTCCCGCAGGATGCAAACCTGACCTCCCTCGGTGTCGTGAAGGTCCCTGACGGGCTTGAAGAGCAGATCGGGATGATCGGTTTCTTCTACCCAACGGCACAGCTGCTCGAGACCGGCGCGTACACGTCGACGTATCCCGACCTGGTGTTCCCGGTTCTGACGCTCAACGTGTACACGGGTGACCTCGGCATCGATGACGGAGCACCGAAGTCGGTGTATGAACTCGAGACCGACGACATGACTCAGCTCACCGGTGGCAAGACCGGCGTCGACTCCATCGAGCTGATGCCGGGCGAGAGCCAGGAGCTCCCGGGCGGCCAGGGCACGATCACCTTCGAGAACGCCAACCCCGATGCGGTTCCCGTCGATCCGGATGCCGCTGCGAGCGACGACCACGCAGCCGTCACCGCCGCGCACTACGAAAACGCGGTCCCGCGGTTCGCGTCATTCGATGTGCACCGCGACCCGACCCAGGGGTGGGTGCTTCTGTTCGCCATCCTCATCCTCGGCGGCCTGCTCACCTCGCTCTTCGTGCCGCGGCGCCGGGTCTGGGTCAAGGCAACGGACAAGCCAGACGGTACTGTGCACATCCAGTACGCCGGCCTTGCGCGCGGGGAGGATCCCGGCCTCGTCGAAGCTGTCGATGCGATCGCCTACCGTCACGGCACAGCGCTCGGGCTCGAACGATGAGCGTGCGCTCCCGCGACGTGGCAATTGCTGTCGGACTGGACGTCGTCGCGACGCTGGTTTTCGTGCTCATCGGGCGCGGCACGCACAATGCTGATCCCACGCTCGTGGGCCTTGCGGCGGCGTGGTGGCCGTTCCTCGCCGCGCTCGCGCTCGGCTGGGTCGTCACCCTCGCGTGGCGCCGTCCGTTCGGACCTGTCTGGCCCGGGCTTGGGCTCTGGCTGATCACCGTCGCGGGCGGGATGCTGTTCCGCACGCTGTCAGGACAGGGAACGGCTCTCGCTTTCGTCATCGTTGCCACCCTGTCGCTCGGCATCCTGCTTACCGGATGGCGCGGCATTGCCGTGTTGATCCGCCGTCGATCATCACTTACTCACGCTCCCTCAGCGTGAAACCCGAGAGGTACTGTTAAACCGTGGATCTCAACGAACTGTCCGTCCTCGCCCTCTGGTCCGCCATGGCGATCTACGCGCTGGCGTTCATCGCCTTCGCGGCCGACCTCGCCAAGCGCTCAGCCGACGTCACGGCGGCCGCAGAGCTGACCGAGGGCGACAGCGCGAGCGCGCCCGTGGCTGCAACAGTCGGCTCAGCAGGGAACGCCATGGCCGCAGCATCGGCGGATAAGTCGGCGTACTCGGGGCGTCGCCCCGTCGGGCCGCTCACGCGCACTGACCCGGACGCGCCGCAGGTCCAGGCGAAGAAGTCGGCTGTGCTCCGGGTTGCCGTCGCACTGACTGTGCTCGGGCTCCTGCTTCACCTGACCGCAGCGGTCACCCGCGGCGTTGCCGCCGAGCGTGTTCCGTGGGCCAACATGTACGAGTTCGCCATGACCGGCACACTCCTCATCATTGCGACCTACCTCGTCGTGCTCACCCGGGTCGACCTGCGCTTCCTCGGCACCTTCATCGTCGGCCTCGTGCTCGTCATGCTCGGTCTCGCCGCCGTGAACTTCTACGTCGAAGTGGTTCCGCTTCCGCCGGCACTGCAGTCCGCGTGGCTCGTGATCCACGTTTTCGTCGCGTCGACCGGAACGGCACTGTTCGCGCTCGGGTTTGCGTTGTCCGTTCTGCAACTCGTGCAGCACCGCCGGGAAACGAGCGGATCAGACCTGAAGTCGCTCAAGCTCAAGTTCGTCGCGACGCTCCCGTCGGCGGCGCGCCTCGAGAACCTCGCCTACCGGTCCAACATCGTCGCGTTCATTCTCTGGACGTTCACCCTCATCGCCGGTGCGATCTGGGCAGAGCGCGCCTGGGGCCGCTACTGGGGCTGGGACACCAAAGAGGTCTGGACCTTCATCATCTGGGTGATCTACGCCGGATACATCCACGCCCGCGCGACGCGCGGCTGGCGTGGATCCCGTTCGGCGTGGCTGTCGATCATCGGCTTCGTCGCGGTGATCTTCAACTTCTCGATCGTGAACCTGTTCTTCAAGGGTCTGCACGCGTACTCGGGCCTCTAGCCCGGTCTGGACGTCGACTCCGGCCTGTACCCCGGTCTGCACGGCGACCGCTGCACATCCATCGTTGCGCTGCAGAAGCTTCTGCAGCGCGGGGCAAGGACCTGCAGCGCTCGATGGCGTAGAGCCCAGTCCGCCTGCAGCGCTCGACGGCGCAGAGCGCCCAAACCTGCCTGCAGCGCTCGATGGGCAACGCGCCCGCCCGACTCGGGCCTGTAGCCCGGCGTCTGCACGTCCGCTCAGCCCTGTACCGCGGTCTGGACGTCGACCGCTGCACTTCCAGCGTTGCGCCGCAGAAGCTTCTGCAGCGCGGGGCAAAGACCTGCAGCGCTCGGTAGCGCAGCGCCCGAACCGGCCTGCAGCGCTCGACGGCGTAGTGCCCAGCCCGCACTGCAGCGCTCGATCAGTAAGACCACTCAGGGCAGCTGCAGCGAGGTTCAGCCCAGCGCCGGTGCGGTGTCGCCCTCTGTCAGCAGCTCGTAGCAGCGCGACACCCGCTCCAGCCACCAGTCGCGACGCGCAGCCGATGCCGCATAACCGTCGATCAGCCGAGGCGTCGGGGTGACCCTGCGCACATCGATCGATCCGCCGGATGCCTGCATCGGGGCATCCGTCACATCGGCCGACAGCAGCGACGCCGTACCGAGCCCGCAGTCGTAGTCGAGCTCGGGAATCACCGACGCGAGCCACGCCCCCATCGACAGGCCAACCGAAGTGTCGAGTGCACTCGACACGACGACGGGAAGCCCGGCCTGGGCAATGATGTCGAGCGAGCGACGGATGCCGCCGAGCGGCTGCGCCTTCAGCACGAGAATGTCAGCGGCGCCAGCCCGGGCAACGTTGAGTGGGTCGGCGGCCTTGCGCACGCTCTCGTCAGCGGCGATCGGCACGCCCATGTACTTCGTCCTGCGGCGGATTTCGACGAGCTCCGCAACCGTGGTGCAGGGCTGCTCGACATACTCGAGGTCGTACTCGGCAAGGGCGTGGATGGCGTGCTCGGCCTCGTCGATGTTCCAGCCGCCGTTCGCATCGATGCGGATCCGTGCTTCCGGGCCGAGGATGTCGCGGACGGCACGGACGCGCGCGACGTCTTCGGCGAGTCCCTGGCCGCGTTCGGCGACCTTGACCTTTGCCGTGCGGCATCCGTCGAACCGCTTGAGGATTCCGGCGACGCGATCGACGTGCACCGATGGAACCGTGGCGTTCACCGGGATGCTGGAGCGCAGGGGAGTGGGCAGGTCGCCGAACGCGAACTCAATGGCGGCCCGAAGCCAGGTGGCGCTCTCGGCGTCGTCGTATTCGACGAACGGGGAGAACTCACTCCATCCGTTCGGCCCCTCGAACAGCAATGCTTCGCGTTCCTCGATGCCGCGGAACCTGGTGGCGAGGGGCCGCGCGACGACCCGCGCTGTGTCGAGGAGATCGTGGAGCTGTGGACGCATGCTTCCAGTCTGGCATCCGTTGCTGCCGTCGTTAGGCTGGAGCCATGACCGTGTCAGAAATATTCGATGAGACCCAGTGGGCGGATGTGACGGGGTTCGATTCCCTCACCGACGTGACCTACCACCACGACACGACGGGCCGCATCGCACGCGTCGCGTTCAACCGGCCCGAGGTGCGCAACGCGTTCCGGCCGCACACGGTCGACGAGCTGTACCGGGTGCTCGAGGATGCGCGCACCAACTCCCGAATCGGTGTCGTGCTGCTCACCGGCAACGGTCCGAGCCCGAAGGACGGCGGCTGGGCGTTCTGCTCGGGTGGCGACCAGCGCATCCGTGGCCGTGACGGCTACAAGTACTCAGACACCGAGTCGGCCGGGGGAGTGGACCCCGCCCGTGGCGGTCGCCTCCACATCCTCGAAGTGCAGCGACTCATCAGGTTCATGCCGAAGGTCGTCATCGCCGTCGTTCCCGGTTGGGCTGCCGGCGGTGGCCACTCCCTTCACGTCGTCTGCGATCTCACGATCGCCAGTCGCGAGCACGGCAAGTTCAAGCAGACGGATGCCGATGTCGGCTCCTTCGACGCCGGTTACGGGAGCGCATACTTCGCCCGTCAGATCGGCCAGAAGTTCGCCCGTGAGATCTTCTTCCTCGCCGAGGAGTATTCGGCAGAGCGCGCGTACCAGATGGGCGCGGTCAACGCCGTCGTTCCACACGAGGAACTCGAATCAACCGCTCTCGACTGGGCGCGCACGATCCTCGGGAAGTCGCCGACAGCCATCCGGATGCTCAAGTTCGCGTTCAACGCGGTCGATGATGGCATGGTCGGTCAGCAGGTGTTCGCCGGCGAGGCAACGAGGCTTGCGTACGGAACTGACGAAGCCGTTGAGGGTCGTGACTCCTTCCTCGAGAAGAGGGAGCCGGACTGGGGCCCGTACCCCTGGCAATACTGAGGCCCGTCGGCCGGGGTCTTTAGTCTCCTGACGGGGTGGTCCCCGAAGTGCATACTGTGCGGAAGGGCCGCTCGGTCCGCGTCCACACGACGAGCATAGGAGGACGACATGACCGCTACACCCGCCCAGTCACACAGTGACGACGTCAGAGAAGTTCCGGTTAACGGCCGTGGTGAGATCCTCACTCAAACCGCTCGGCGCTGGCTCGCCGTTCTCAGGCTGGCCCTCGGTTTCCTCTTCCTCTGGGCGTTCCTCGACAAGACCTTCGGGCTCGGCTTCTCGACCCCGTCTGAGCGCGCCTGGGTCAACGGCGGGGCGCCAAGCCAGGGCTTCCTCAAGAGTGACGCTGTCCGCGGGCCGCTGAAGGACTTCTTCGGCAGTATCGCCAGCCCGCTGAGCGACTGGCTGTTCATGCTCGCGATGCTCGGACTTGGCGTCGCCCTGATGCTCGGCATCGGGTTGCGCGTGAGCGCCGTTGTCTGCACCTTCGTGATGATTCTCATGTATCTGGCCGAGTGGCCGTTCACGCCGAACTCCGGGTCCACCAACCCGCTCGTGGACTACCACATCATCTACGCACTGGCCAGCATCGTGATCGCCGCAACCTATGCCGGCGACACCTGGGGCGCCGGCCGCCCGTGGCGGCGCCTGGGCATCGTGCGCAAGAACCCCTGGCTGATCTAGGGCTACCGCCGGCAACGCGAAGGGCGAACGGATGCCAATCCGTTCGCCCTTCGTGTGCGCGGGCACCAAGCACGGTGACCGAGACCGCCGACCGCCTCGGTTGTGGCGCCATCCCGGCGCCTGGGGGTCGTACTCGGAACTGCTAGGCGGAGAGGAGTGAGGCAAGCTCCGCCCACTCGGCGCGCGGCAGCCTCCGTTGTCCCGTAAGCACGTGCAGCGCGAGGTGGTCGGCCCCGGCGGCGATGTGCTCGTCGATGCGCCTGCGCACATCGTCCAGTGACCCCCAGGCGACAACACGGTCGATGAGCCGGTCGCTGCCGCCGGGCACGAGATCGTCGTCGGTGAAGCCAAGGCGCCGAAGGTTCGCCTGATAGCTGGGGAACCCGATGAACATGCCGATCCCGGCTCGGGCGATCTGGCGAGCCTTCGCAGGATCGGTTTCGAGCACGACCGCCAAGTGGGGCGCGATCAGACTGCTCTCGCCGAGGATGGAGCGGTTGGCGATGTTCGACTCGGGGGTGACAAGGAACGGATGGACCCCCGCGCCTCGCCGGCCCGCGAGCTCGACCATCCGGGGACCGAGCGCTCCAAGGATGCGGTCGTTCGCCGCCAGTGGCGGCGTGGCCTGGTCGAGGCGGTCCAGGTACTGATTCATTGCGCCGATTGGCGTGCCGAACGGCTTGCCAACGGCGGCGGCGTTCTGTGGACTGCTGACGCCGAATCCCGCGAGCAGTCGGTCGCCGTGTTGCCCGGTGATGCGTGCGAACTCCGTGGGTGCGGCGTCGGCGTCCGGCCCCCAGATGCTCGCGACGCCCAGCGCGACGCTGAGCCGGCTGGTCGCCGCGAGCAGATCGCTGGCGCTCTGCCAGATGCCCGGTCCACCGGCGCCTGCAAGCCAGAGAGCTCCCCAGCCTGCGTCGTCGAGTTCTGCGGCGGCGTCGCCGGCCGCAGAGGGGTCGGCTCCGCGCAGTTCGAGGCTCCACACCCCGAGCCGTCCAATGTCGGCGCGCGCCGACTTCTTAGTTGTCATCTCTCGTGTCCTTTCGTGTCGTGTGCGTGCGATTCAGTCGTTCGAGTTGGGGCTCAGGCGGTCCAGCCACCGTCGATGGTTACCGTGGAGCCGGTCATGTAGGCCGCCTGGTCGCTGGCGATCCACGCCACGAGCGGTCCGACCTCCTCGACGGTGCCGAAGCGACCCGCGGCGGTCAGGCCGGCGAGGAGCTCACCCGCGGGACCGCCCGCGGGGTTGCCTTCGGTGTCGATCGGGCCGGGCTGGACGATGTTCGCGGTGATTTTGCGTGAGGCGAGGTCACGGGCGAGGCCCTTGGTGAGGGCCACGAGGGCGGCCTTGGTCATGCCGTAGATCGCCGCGCCGGGGAACGGCAGACTCTCGGCGGTGACGCTGCCGATCGTGATGATGCGGCCGCCGTCGGACAGATGATTGATCGCCTCCTGCGTCGCGTAGACGGTGCCCCGGATGTTGATGTTGATCGTGTGCTCGATGTGCTCGTCCGTCGCGTCCTGGAACGGCTCGAACCAGCCAGCGCCCGCGCTGTTCACCAGGATGTCGAGCGAGCCCAGTTTCGCGGCCGCCTCACGCACCCCCTCGCGGGCACCATCTGCGGTCGAGTTGTCCGCCCGGATCGCGACCGCCTCGCCGCCAGCATCCTGGATCGCTGTGACGACCTGCGCAGCCCGCTCCGGCGACGACCAGTAGGTGATGGCGACCTTTGCGCCCTGCGCGGCGAGCTCGGTCGCCAGTCCCGCACCGAGGCCGCGGGACGCCCCGGTGACCAGGGCAGTCTTGCCTGCGAGGGGACGAGTAGTGGTGGTGGTCATGCTGACTCCTTCTAATTGTGTTCGGTACAGTACAGAATCACGATGCGCCCCGTGGTATTCCTCGAAGCGGTAAAATTGTTCAATCGGGTACAGAACAAAGAGCCGGGAGGCGCAGCATGGCGGAGCGAGGCCGACCACGTGAGTTCGAGCTCGACGCGGCGCTTGACGCGGCGATCGAGGTGTTCTGGCGGCAGGGGTATGAGGGCACAACGCTCGATGACCTGACGAGGGCCATCGGGATCAACCGGCCGAGCCTCTATGCGGCGTTCGGGAACAAGGAAGAGACCTTCAGACGCGCAGTTGCGCGCTACGCCAAGGTCGACATGGCCTACATCGACGCGGCGCTCGACAAGCCAACGGCCCGTGCCGTCGCCGAGCACTATGTGCACAGCAATGTGCTCGCGATCACCGATCCGTCCAAGCCACCCGGTTGCCTCTCTATCCAGGGTGGGCTCGCCGGTTCTTCGACCGATCAACGCGTCGTCGACTTCCTCAACTCCACCAGGGCCGCCGGCGAAGCGCGCTTCGCCGAACGCTTCGCGCGCGCAATCCGTGAGGGTGACCTGTCGGACGCCGAAGACCCGGCAGAGCTGGCGAAGTTTCTCAACACCGTTACCAGCGGGCTCGCTGTCCAGGCTGCTGGAGGAGCCGAGCGCCCGGCCCTGGCGAGAGTCGCCGAACGAGCACTCCGAGCTTTTCCGGGATGAGTAGCTCCACGGCGACCCTGCTGTGACGCCGCAACTGGGGGCATCCGGGGCGGCGAAACCTGACCGCAGCGACCAGACGGATGCCAGTATGGCGAGGTGTCGAGAGATAACCAGGCCGGAGCGCTTGCGCCGAGTGACGAACTGTCCTTTACCGTGCTCGGGAGGGGTGGAAACTTCACTGCTCGCCTGAAGGCGGCACTCGTTGATCGCAGGGTGCCCGCCGTTGTTCTGGAGGATGCTCAGCGGGGGGACTTCCTGGCTGTGGCCGTTCGCGCGTTCACCGACGAGGACGGGCACCCGTTGCGATGGGAGACCTCCGAGCCGGGCAGGCACGGCTGGGAACGCGTGGAAGCGGTAACGCTGTTTGATGAACTCAGTGTGGAGCTTGGCTGCGTCATCGCTTCGCCGGCCGGTCTCCACAGCCCGACTGGTTCAGAACCGACATCCGCCGAGGCTGCTGCCCTCGAAGCATCCTTTTCGCTCGACGCGTTTACCTGGTTCTCTCCGGTGGGGAGTGAGATCGAGGTACTGGGTGTCGTCGCGAAACGAGCGGGGCAGGCGTTGGTCGGTCGTGCCGCCGGTGCAGGTGCGGTCGTCGAGCCGACCGGCTCACCTGACGCCGTTTACGAAAGCATGGCGTGGGCGGCGGACGGCGCCCTGTTCCTCGCGCGATCGGGCAAGCGGCGAGGCGCGGGGTTCGCCAGCAAGGACCATCCGCTCGTCATTCACTGGTGGGATGAGGAATGGGTCAGTGTGGATCCGTCGAACCCGTGGGATATGGATGCCGACGGCCGCCATGTGCGCGACTGGCTCGATCTCCTGCTCCCCGAAGCGGAGACCGAGCCCTGGACAGACTCCTTCCGATCCGACGGCGGAAACCTCGAAGAACTCCGGATCCTGCTTCGCTCGCCGCGAAGCGATGACGCGACGTTCGACAGGCTCATCCGCGCTGTCGGCCTGCCACCGTTGCTCGCCGATGTGGCGAGCGGGCGCGTTGCGCTCGCGGGCAGCGACGGTGCGACGATCTTCGAGCCGAACACGCTGTGGGGAGTCGTGAAGGACGCAGTGAAGGCTGAGGCGAAACGCCCGGTCGAGTACCCCACGTGGGCACGCCCGTGCGCGGTATGGGAGCAGCATCGTAACCGGCGGTCACCGCTCTACCTCGCACTCAGCGGCGTCGCTCTGGGGGCCTTCGTGCTCAGCGTTGTCGTTTTTGGTGACGATAACGGGCTGCTGTGGCTCAAGTGGGTGGCGCTCGCCGTGATCGTGTTTGATGTTCTCCGGCCACGCAAAAAAGCCCTGGAAGACACGTCCGGAGTCGAAGCCCCCTGAGCCGGAGCGGGGTCAATAGCCCCGCCTGCCACAGAGGGGCCCTCGCGCATACACTTGAAACCATGACGAGGCCACTCACCCGGGTGTCTGCCACCGACCCACTCGAGCTGATGGTCGAACTCCGGCGTGCGCTTGACAGGTCGGGCCCGGCCATCACTCCGGTTCCCGGCGCGGACGACGGTACAGGCCCGCCAGAGCCAACGGGCGAAGAGGTGCCACAACCGGTCGGAGTCGTCGTCGAGACATCGGGCTCAACCGGAGTACCGAAGCGGGTTGCACTTGGTTGTGACGCCCTGCTCGCGAGTGCCGCAGCGTCGGCGACCGTTCTCGACGGCCAGGGCCAGTGGCTCCTCGCTCTGCCCGCCCACTACATCGCCGGCATCCAGGTTCTCGTCCGCTCGATCGCCGCCGGAACCACCCCAATCGTCGTGCCTCAGGGGAGATTCGACCCGGCCGCGTTCGCCGACGCATCGAAGCGTCTCACCGCTGAACGACGGTTCACTTCCCTCGTCCCGCTCCAGCTCTCGCGCCTGCTGGAATCACGGGCGGGGCTCCTCGCTCTCCGGCGATTCGACGGCATCCTCGTTGGCGGCCAGGCAATGCCGGTCTCCCTCCGCGCGCGCGTTGAACAACTGGGTCTTCCCATCTATCGCACGTACGGGTCGAGCGAAACCTCGGGCGGCTGCGTCTACAACGGAGTTCCGCTTCCCGGCGTGCACGTCCGGGTGGTCGATGGTGAGGTCGAGCTGGCAGGCCCAATGCTCGCGGAAGGATATCTCGGCGACGACGAGCTCACTGAACGAAC is part of the Mycetocola zhujimingii genome and encodes:
- a CDS encoding SDR family NAD(P)-dependent oxidoreductase is translated as MTTTTTRPLAGKTALVTGASRGLGAGLATELAAQGAKVAITYWSSPERAAQVVTAIQDAGGEAVAIRADNSTADGAREGVREAAAKLGSLDILVNSAGAGWFEPFQDATDEHIEHTININIRGTVYATQEAINHLSDGGRIITIGSVTAESLPFPGAAIYGMTKAALVALTKGLARDLASRKITANIVQPGPIDTEGNPAGGPAGELLAGLTAAGRFGTVEEVGPLVAWIASDQAAYMTGSTVTIDGGWTA
- a CDS encoding 1,4-dihydroxy-2-naphthoyl-CoA synthase, whose product is MTVSEIFDETQWADVTGFDSLTDVTYHHDTTGRIARVAFNRPEVRNAFRPHTVDELYRVLEDARTNSRIGVVLLTGNGPSPKDGGWAFCSGGDQRIRGRDGYKYSDTESAGGVDPARGGRLHILEVQRLIRFMPKVVIAVVPGWAAGGGHSLHVVCDLTIASREHGKFKQTDADVGSFDAGYGSAYFARQIGQKFAREIFFLAEEYSAERAYQMGAVNAVVPHEELESTALDWARTILGKSPTAIRMLKFAFNAVDDGMVGQQVFAGEATRLAYGTDEAVEGRDSFLEKREPDWGPYPWQY
- a CDS encoding cytochrome c biogenesis CcdA family protein produces the protein MNPGEIIFNGQLLAAIPIALLAGLVSFASPCVLPLVPGYLGYVGGMSNGARSKATPARSRVLLGATLFVLGFSLVFVLIGAFAGTVGAFVVRWEDIITRVLGVVVIVMGLVFIGQFSFLQRTVKSNFRPATGLAGAPLLGIVFAVGWTPCLGPTLIAINALSFESGSTGRGAILALFYCVGLGIPFILVAAGLNWVTGSVAFLKRHIRAINIGGGILLVIIGVLMVTGAWGIFMSKLGVVISGFVPAI
- a CDS encoding TIGR03620 family F420-dependent LLM class oxidoreductase, which codes for MTTKKSARADIGRLGVWSLELRGADPSAAGDAAAELDDAGWGALWLAGAGGPGIWQSASDLLAATSRLSVALGVASIWGPDADAAPTEFARITGQHGDRLLAGFGVSSPQNAAAVGKPFGTPIGAMNQYLDRLDQATPPLAANDRILGALGPRMVELAGRRGAGVHPFLVTPESNIANRSILGESSLIAPHLAVVLETDPAKARQIARAGIGMFIGFPSYQANLRRLGFTDDDLVPGGSDRLIDRVVAWGSLDDVRRRIDEHIAAGADHLALHVLTGQRRLPRAEWAELASLLSA
- the ccsB gene encoding c-type cytochrome biogenesis protein CcsB; translation: MAIYALAFIAFAADLAKRSADVTAAAELTEGDSASAPVAATVGSAGNAMAAASADKSAYSGRRPVGPLTRTDPDAPQVQAKKSAVLRVAVALTVLGLLLHLTAAVTRGVAAERVPWANMYEFAMTGTLLIIATYLVVLTRVDLRFLGTFIVGLVLVMLGLAAVNFYVEVVPLPPALQSAWLVIHVFVASTGTALFALGFALSVLQLVQHRRETSGSDLKSLKLKFVATLPSAARLENLAYRSNIVAFILWTFTLIAGAIWAERAWGRYWGWDTKEVWTFIIWVIYAGYIHARATRGWRGSRSAWLSIIGFVAVIFNFSIVNLFFKGLHAYSGL
- a CDS encoding TlpA family protein disulfide reductase; the protein is MPLVATLLASTLLLVGCSSDPLAEQYAEGSNKGYIAGDGSVTEIAEADRGESITFSGVADTGEQIASADFAGDVLVVNFWYAACAPCRAEAPLLQELSAEYDGKDAQFIGVNVYDQPDTALSFNDKYGITYPSIMDVQDGAVKLAFTGSVPPKAVPTTLVLDKEGRVAARILGQVKEASILDTLIRDAIAE
- the resB gene encoding cytochrome c biogenesis protein ResB, which gives rise to MSRPSDYVDAGAPLSERERPDSDAADVQQPKLGFVGTLRFIWRQLTSMKTALLLLLLLAVAAVPGSLVPQRSSDPNGVIQYFADNPDLAPALDNIQMFDVYGSVWFSSIYLLLFVSLIGCVIPRTKHHLQAMRARPPRTPARLERLPAHTEQTLSGGDAGAAIDAAKGLLKKSGYRVELYQGRDGAVSVSAERGYLRETGNLVFHSALVGMLVTVAIGGGLGYAGQRVVVEGQTFVNTLLDYNSFNPGRFYNPDDLAPYSLSLDRFDVAYEQENLDAYGQPIDFTAFVTTRSPGGDPVERTVKVNEPLRYEGTDVYLLGNGYAPTITVRDPDGTVVFTDSVPFLPQDANLTSLGVVKVPDGLEEQIGMIGFFYPTAQLLETGAYTSTYPDLVFPVLTLNVYTGDLGIDDGAPKSVYELETDDMTQLTGGKTGVDSIELMPGESQELPGGQGTITFENANPDAVPVDPDAAASDDHAAVTAAHYENAVPRFASFDVHRDPTQGWVLLFAILILGGLLTSLFVPRRRVWVKATDKPDGTVHIQYAGLARGEDPGLVEAVDAIAYRHGTALGLER
- a CDS encoding DoxX family protein is translated as MTATPAQSHSDDVREVPVNGRGEILTQTARRWLAVLRLALGFLFLWAFLDKTFGLGFSTPSERAWVNGGAPSQGFLKSDAVRGPLKDFFGSIASPLSDWLFMLAMLGLGVALMLGIGLRVSAVVCTFVMILMYLAEWPFTPNSGSTNPLVDYHIIYALASIVIAATYAGDTWGAGRPWRRLGIVRKNPWLI
- a CDS encoding DUF3054 domain-containing protein; its protein translation is MSVRSRDVAIAVGLDVVATLVFVLIGRGTHNADPTLVGLAAAWWPFLAALALGWVVTLAWRRPFGPVWPGLGLWLITVAGGMLFRTLSGQGTALAFVIVATLSLGILLTGWRGIAVLIRRRSSLTHAPSA
- a CDS encoding o-succinylbenzoate synthase, producing the protein MRPQLHDLLDTARVVARPLATRFRGIEEREALLFEGPNGWSEFSPFVEYDDAESATWLRAAIEFAFGDLPTPLRSSIPVNATVPSVHVDRVAGILKRFDGCRTAKVKVAERGQGLAEDVARVRAVRDILGPEARIRIDANGGWNIDEAEHAIHALAEYDLEYVEQPCTTVAELVEIRRRTKYMGVPIAADESVRKAADPLNVARAGAADILVLKAQPLGGIRRSLDIIAQAGLPVVVSSALDTSVGLSMGAWLASVIPELDYDCGLGTASLLSADVTDAPMQASGGSIDVRRVTPTPRLIDGYAASAARRDWWLERVSRCYELLTEGDTAPALG